One window from the genome of Amphiprion ocellaris isolate individual 3 ecotype Okinawa chromosome 23, ASM2253959v1, whole genome shotgun sequence encodes:
- the haus6 gene encoding HAUS augmin-like complex subunit 6, with amino-acid sequence MLHLTNHVMLQEMKTFTTDDSWIPEDAATPASTLDMAVKRFSLIRTRFLKTAVDQDRFLHEYQRRAQLLVKSMRDIRADGAKYDELLKRHSSDSTQEGDSPAEKIKKVQLLWSTIDGMLSTIKEDKNAVESVLKGDADQYILDGMDGVLRIPRCLLERIEKLPHQLSSGNVYEGGQLNLLCVMELMNYASQLLKEERFQVSHAPKAQVSPQQLQQKCHQMARMLQDLHLIRQKISKEEIPEVRNAIRELEADWEKKWMETVKETPLVSFLNEDPALGFLSPMAPLCFEPAAEASYRSSIFSQYPAKLLEEKPAEGKSQEGVHPSCSVRSSFLATAERPGSPVATMEAPRANTSLDWLFDTPPSPPVRAPPVQPPQASVKKSSNVHEKVAPVKTKAQIIDLECDNLADQFADAIATTSPSEDSVKGSELEGLLSSLQRDPFSTRKQLPRTPESLILDVKSSWRKAVEEDNAKKIQQSADFDGSIMRRLSPLPEPCSLLLSPDAASHNVSCSVTPAVMLHGGPHADRQGALLKSSFSWDTFNAEPLDSLSGSSSVQFSLQHETLPEMPSCDSLLSLDDETVDMRSKDEELLIPLLKIESTHSPLTTRHRQASLMEKTPECLVSDYKGSDRDWLMEPATTQPTDKVFSLDLDALETHSPPKKQEYSLPKLITFSPIDDMKC; translated from the exons ATGCTTCATTTGACCAATCATGTCATGCTGCAGGAAATGAAGACATTCACCACAg ATGACAGTTGGATTCCTGAGGATGCAGCGACGCCTGCTTCCACCTTGGATATGGCAGTTAAGAGATTCAGTCTGATCCGTACGAGGTTTTTGAAAACTGCGGTGGATCAGGATCGTTTTCTTCACGAGTACCAGAGACGAGCCCA GCTTCTGGTGAAGTCTATGAGGGACATCAGAGCAGATGGTGCCAAGTATGATGAGCTACTTAA GCGTCACAGCAGTGATTCTACACAAGAGGGAGATTCTCCAGCTGAGAAGATTAAAAAG GTGCAGTTGTTGTGGTCGACCATTGATGGAATGCTGTCGACGATCAAAGAGGACAAGAATGCAGTGGAAAGTGTTTTGAAGGGGGATGCAGATCAATACATTTTGGACGGGATGGATGGAGTCCTCAGAATTCCTCGTTGTCTGCTGGAGAGAATTGAAAAGCTTCCACATCAG TTAAGTTCAGGGAATGTGTATGAAGGCGGCCAGCTGAACCTCCTGTGTGTGATGGAGCTGATGAACTATGCATCACAGCTTCTGAAAGAAGAACGTTTCCAGGTCTCTCATGCCCCCAAAGCCCAGGTCAGTCCTCAGCAACTACAGCAGAAATGTCATCAGATGGCCCGGATGCTGCAGGACCTTCACCTCATCAG GCAGAAGATTTCTAAGGAAGAAATTCCTGAAGTCAGGAATGCCATCAGAGAGCTGGAGGCAGACTGGGAGAAGAAGTGGATGGAGACTGTGAAAGAAACTCCCCTCGTCTCTTTTCTGAATGAAGATCCT GCTCTTGGCTTCCTCTCTCCAATGGCTCCACTGTGTTTTGAACCAGCAGCTGAAGCTAGTTACAGAAGTAGCATCTTCTCCCAGTACCCGGCTAAACTTCTTG AAGAGAAGCCTGCAGAGGGTAAATCACAGGAGGGTGTACATCCCAGTTGCTCTGTCAGGAG TTCCTTCCTTGCAACAGCTGAGAGGCCTGGAAGTCCTGTTGCGACCATGGAAGCACCACGAGCAAACACATCTCTTGACTGGCTTTTTGACACGCCTCCATCCCCTCCTGTTAGGGCTCCACCTGTACAACCACCACAG GCCAGTGTGAAAAAGAGCAGCAATGTTCATGAGAAAGTGGCTCCCGTTAAGACCAAGGCTCAGATAATTGACTTGGAATGTGACAACCTTGCTGATCAG tttgCAGATGCTATAGCTACAACCAGTCCATCAGAGGACAGCGTTAAAGGTTCGGAGTTGGAGGGCCTTCTGAGCTCTCTTCAAAGAGATCCTTTCTCTACTAGAAAACAGCTGCCGCGTACTCCTGAAAGCTTGA ttctggATGTGAAAAGCTCCTGGAGAAAGGCTGTGGAGGAAGACAACGCCAAGAAAATCCAGCAGTCAGCTGACTTTGACGGCAGCATAATGAGGCGCCTCAGTCCCCTCCCTGAACCCTGCAGTTTGCTGCTGAGCCCCGACGCCGCCTCGCATAACGTCTCCTGCAGCGTCACCCCTGCTGTGATGCTCCACGGAGGCCCCCATGCTGACAGACAGGGGGCTTTACTCAAGTCCAGTTTTTCATGGGACACTTTTAACGCAGAGCCCTTGGACAGTCTGAGCGGCAGCAGCTCGGTCCAGTTCTCCCTCCAACACGAAACTCTCCCTGAAATGCCGAGTTGCGACAGTCTGCTGAGCCTTGACGATGAAACTGTAGATATGAGGAGTAAAGATGAGGAGTTGCTGATCCCATTGCTGAAAATTGAATCGACTCATTCACCATTGACCACACGTCATCGTCAGGCCTCACTGATGGAAAAGACACCAGAGTGTCTTGTGTCTGATTACAAGGGGTCGGACAGAGACTGGCTGATGGAACCTGCAACAACACAACCCACAGACAAGGTCTTCTCACTGGATCTAGACGCTCTGGAGACACACTCGCCTCCAAAGAAGCAGGAGTACAGCCTCCCCAAACTCATCACATTCTCCCCAATAGATGACATGAAGTGTTAA